From a single Schistosoma mansoni strain Puerto Rico chromosome 4, complete genome genomic region:
- a CDS encoding snf7-like protein (bc-2) (putative breast adenocarcinoma marker), translating into MSFLFGARKTPEEQLRDSKRTIARTLREIEREKGQLERERTRITNEIRMLAKRGQIDAVRVMAKQLVRTDSYIKKFSLMHSNITALSMKIQTLKSTATMASAMKQVALTMRKMNATMQLPQFQKVMMEFEKQAETMEMKQDMMSDVIDDAIGDQDDIEDSEAVVNKVSAGFYS; encoded by the exons ATGAGTTTTCTTTTTGGAGCCAGGAAAACACCTGAAGAGCAGCTAAGAGATAGCAAACGAACTATTGCAAGAACACTTAGAGAgatagaaagagaaaaaggtCAGTTGGAGAGGGAACGCACTCGAATAACAAATGAAATTCGTATGTTGGCAAAGCGTGGTCAGATTGATGCCGTCAGAGTAATGGCGAAGCAGTTAGTTCGAACAGACAGTTACATCAAAAAGTTCTCCTTGATGCACTCAAATATTACA GCGTTGTCAATGAAAATTCAGACTTTAAAATCAACTGCcacgatggcttcagctatgaaACAGGTTGCGCTAACAATGAGAAAAATGAATGCAACTATGCAGTTACCTCAGTTCCAAAAGGTCATGATGGAGTTTGAAAAACAAGCTGAAACGATGGAAATGAAACAGGATATGATGTCGGATGTGATAGATGATGCTATTGGAGATCAGGATGACATTGAAGACTCTGAAGCTGTTGTAAACAAGGTTAGTGCCGGTTTTTATTCGTAG